A stretch of Tenrec ecaudatus isolate mTenEca1 chromosome 2, mTenEca1.hap1, whole genome shotgun sequence DNA encodes these proteins:
- the NEUROG1 gene encoding neurogenin-1 — translation MPAPLETCLSDLHCSSSGSSSSSSSSSGGGGGGDLSGFLTDEEDCARLLSPAPTSGLSALPLRGASGTPGAPGAPGSQDDEQERRRRRGRARVRSEALLHSLRRSRRVKANDRERNRMHNLNAALDALRSVLPSFPDDTKLTKIETLRFAYNYIWALAETLRLADQGLPGSGTRERLLPPPQCVPCLPGPPSPASDAESWASSAAATSPLSDPSSPEASEDFAYGPGDPLFAFPGLSKDMLHPTPCLVPYH, via the coding sequence ATGCCTGCCCCGCTGGAGACCTGCCTCTCTGACCTTCACTGCTccagcagtggcagcagcagcagcagcagcagcagcagcggcggcggcggcggcggcgacctGTCCGGCTTCCTCACCGACGAGGAGGACTGTGCCAGGCTCCTGTCGCCGGCCCCCACCTCGGGGCTGTCCGCGCTGCCCCTCAGAGGTGCGTCTGGGACCCCCGGGGCGCCCGGTGCTCCTGGGTCGCAGGACGACGAGCAGGAGAGGCGGCGGCGCCGGGGACGCGCTCGGGTGCGCTCGGAGGCCCTGCTGCACTCGTTGCGTCGGAGCCGGCGAGTCAAGGCCAACGACCGGGAGCGCAACCGCATGCACAACCTGAATGCGGCGCTGGACGCCCTCCGCAGCGTCCTGCCCTCCTTCCCCGACGACACCAAGCTCACCAAGATCGAAACTCTGCGCTTCGCCTACAACTACATCTGGGCCCTGGCCGAGACGCTGCGCCTGGCGGACCAGGGGCTGCCGGGGAGCGGTACCCGCGAGCGTCTCCTGCCGCCGCCGCAGTGCGTCCCCTGCCTGCCAGGGCCCCCGAGCCCCGCCAGCGACGCAGAGTCCTGGGCCTCCAGCGCGGCGGCCACCTCGCCACTCTCCGACCCTAGCAGCCCTGAGGCTTCTGAAGACTTCGCGTATGGTCCCGGCGACCCCCTTTTCGCCTTCCCTGGCCTGTCCAAAGACATGCTCCATCCGACGCCCTGTTTGGTCCCCTACCACTAG